The Malus domestica chromosome 06, GDT2T_hap1 genome has a segment encoding these proteins:
- the LOC114825485 gene encoding PKS-NRPS hybrid synthetase cheA-like — translation MDDLIITDEELQMNIELQKILDMACKEDGMEEISECIPPLNTFDGSQPTIDEPDKMLSLLAKCFESREDLIGKVRKIALMQGFATVIRRSKTNTYVAIGCDRGGDYRASKTSLDERKKNSGSRLINCPFEVKGRKKKCEEFWKLEIKSLLHNHELSNDMCGHPSCRQFSQEEILRIKEMSKAGIPPRQILSSLRQGNPHLQVVSRNIYNLRAKIVKESLAGRPVIQALLEELGEGGFTYNIEYDHEGHLTHLIFAQPLSIELTKSYPYVFVMDCTYKTNKYKMPLLDIIGVTSFNTSFYSCFVFMQNEKEEDYVWALKMFSKILGVDNHPMVIITDRELALMNAIRIVFPSTSNLLCVWHIEKNILANCKAHFEEEVDWIDFISTWTILIQSPNETSFNEAWSRFEVKYEEKKFVLKYILGTWLPYKEKFVSAWSEKVTHFGNRVTSRAEGAHATLKKYLQVSTGGLREVKEKICLAIENQFQEIKTQLSSEKVRVSHKFRLPFFKEVVTHVSRFALNELYNQYEASSSSDLPSQCKGHFLKTMGLPCAHMIREMNIEVLQLNDIHP, via the exons ATGGATGACCTAATAATAACAGATGAAGAACTCCAGATGAACATTGAGTTGCAGAAGATATTGGATATGGCATGCAAGGAGGATGGCATGGAAGAAATTTCAGAATGCATTCCTCCTCTTAACACTTTTGATG GAAGTCAACCAACGATTGATGAGCCTGATAAAATGCTCTCTTTGTTGGCGAAATGTTTTGAAAGTCGAGAAGACCTCATCGGGAAAGTTCGTAAGATAGCATTAATGCAAGGGTTTGCAACCGTTATTAGAAGATCTAAGACAAATACATATGTTGCTATTGGTTGTGATAGAGGTGGGGATTATCGAGCCTCTAAAACTTCACtagatgaaagaaaaaaaaactcaggATCTCGCCTCATAAATTGTCCATTTGAAGTCAAGGGGCGTAAAAAGAAATGTGAAGAATTTTGGAAGCTAGAGATAAAAAGTTTATTGCATAACCATGAACTTTCAAATGACATGTGTGGACATCCTTCTTGTCGTCAATTTTCACAAGAGGAAATCTTACGAATTAAAGAAATGAGTAAGGCTGGTATACCACCACGCCAAATTCTATCTTCGCTTCGGCAAGGCAATCCTCATCTTCAAGTAGTTTCTCGAAACATCTATAATCTAAGAGCTAAGATTGTGAAGGAGAGTCTAGCTGGGCGTCCAGTTATTCAAGCATTATTAGAAGAACTTGGTGAAGGTGGTTTCACTTATAACATTGAGTATGATCATGAAGGCCACTTGACTCATTTGATCTTTGCTCAACCCTTGTCTATAGAGTTGACCAAGAGCTACCCATATGTTTTTGTGATGGATTGCACATATAAGACCAACAAGTATAAGATGCCATTATTGGATATCATAGGAGTTACAAGTTTCAACACATCCTtttattcttgttttgttttcatgcAAAATGAGAAAGAAGAGGATTATGTGTGGGCTCTAAAAATGTTTAGTAAGATTTTGGGAGTTGATAATCATCCTATGGTGATTATAACGGATAGGGAGTTGGCATTAATGAATGCTATACGCATTGTCTTTCCGAGTACTTCCAATCTTTTGTGCGTGTGGCATATTGAGAAAAATATACTTGCAAATTGTAAAGCTCATTTTGAGGAAGAAGTTGATTGGATTGATTTCATTTCTACTTGGACAATTTTAATCCAATCTCCTAATGAAACATCATTCAATGAAGCTTGGAGTCGTTTTGAAGTTAAGTACGAGGAGAAGAAATTTGTTTTGAAATATATTCTTGGTACTTGGCTTCCATACAAAGAAAAGTTTGTAAGTGCATGGTCAGAGAAAGTTACCCACTTTGGTAACCGTGTTACTTCAAGAGCCGAAGGTGCACATGCAACGCTAAAAAAATATCTTCAAGTTTCAACTGGAGGTCTTCGCGaggtaaaagaaaaaatatgccTTGCTattgaaaatcaatttcaaGAAATCAAAACTCAACTTTCAAGTGAAAAAGTTAGAGTTTCACACAAGTTTCGACTTCCCTTCTTCAAAGAGGTTGTTACTCATGTATCTAGATTTGCATTGAATGAGTTATATAATCAATATGAAGCATCAAGTTCTTCTGATCTTCCATCTCAATGTAAGGGTCATTTTCTCAAGACAATGGGTCTTCCTTGTGCTCACATGATTAGAGAGATGAATATTGAAGTCTTGCAACTAAATGACATACATCCATAA
- the LOC114825486 gene encoding disease resistance protein RPM1-like translates to MESAASLLIGKIAFILENEASSIAAVRDEVDELKLELISMKSFLIDAEGKEPQTEGEKTWVTSVRDLTCDAENVIDEFMYHIYDKKSATPFAKLLHRTIYFPKNLWHQHRIAKKLQKITKKIKAIPERNERYGVSTIEGTTSDSVPRWVKNKAESSLYIMEDELIGIEDKKQRLMGLLMNGEENEMVVSIVGMGGSGKTTLVANTFNNENVKRHFDCYAWITVSQTFVIEDLLKNLIKQFHQGRKEEMTAQLDSMSYKELLEMLSTYLKSKRYLVVLDDVWDIKLWQEIRIPLLNRHHGSRIMLTTRKKDIAFYSFEVESRPIEIEPLGNNEAWELFSKKAFSTYDNKSCPPELESLAWKLVDKCEGLPLAVVTLGGLMSSKRSSSEWRSVYNSLNWHLTNHPMLEPMSSILLLSFNNLPNRLKPCFLYCALFPEDYLIKRKRLIRLWIAEGFVEPIDGVTPEEVAEGYLVELIVRSILQVEKHETVGLRACKMHDLVRELALSISKKENFGATCVGREIIDKAEIRRLSIQTTEREINSCTGMSELRSFLVFGVLEKLPSGFKLLRVLDVQDAPIDRFPDELVYLFNLRYLNLKKTLIEELPESIGRLHNLQTLNICDSKIKALPKAISKLVNLRHLIMYCYIGDLAVFRHVSGTKTASDLSKLQKLQVLDSVESEGKIIKGIRNMTQLTSLGITNVKASDEMDLCDSLQKLELLHTLLLVASDEDELLRVNALRSPPLDLQNILLAGKLERLPLWLGSLNNLTRMYLRWSRLEEDVLPHIQALPNLETLGLFNAYVGKKLCFSRGFIKLKDLVLSSFPVLNSIAIEKGAMPNLQLLSIAYCLELKALPQGIEFLANVERLTLSSVPMQLIESVRGGMDHPKVQHIPEIHLHYERENIWYHKSFSGIHSGKRIKPHKHL, encoded by the exons ATGGAGTCAGCTGCATCACTATTGATTGGGAAAATTGCGTTCATTCTTGAGAACGAAGCATCTTCCATAGCGGCAGTCCGTGATGAAGTTGATGAGCTTAAGCTGGAGCTCATAAGCATGAAATCTTTCTTAATAGATGCTGAAGGCAAGGAACCACAAACAGAAGGAGAGAAAACGTGGGTTACAAGCGTCAGAGATTTGACCTGCGATGCTGAAAATGTCATTGATGAGTTCATGTATCACATATATGACAAGAAGAGTGCGACTCCATTTGCAAAATTGCTCCACAGAACCATTTACTTTCCAAAGAATCTTTGGCATCAGCATCGAATAGccaaaaaattacagaaaatcacaaaaaagaTCAAAGCCATTCCAGAGAGGAATGAGAGATATGGTGTCTCTACAATAGAAGGAACAACTTCGGATAGTGTTCCCAGATGGGTGAAGAACAAAGCCGAGTCTTCTCTTTATATTATGGAAGACGAACTAATCGGGATTGAAGACAAGAAGCAAAGGTTAATGGGGTTATTGATGAATGGAGAGGAAAATGAAATGGTTGTGTCTATAGTCGGGATGGGAGGATCAGGCAAGACAACTCTTGTTGCCAATACCTTCAACAACGAAAATGTAAAGCGGCATTTTGACTGTTATGCATGGATCACTGTTTCTCAAACTTTTGTGATCGAAGACTTATTAAAAAATCTGATCAAGCAATTCCAccaaggaagaaaggaagagatGACTGCACAATTGGATTCCATGAGTTACAAAGAATTGTTAGAGATGTTGTCGACATACTTGAAGTCTAAAAGGTACCTAGTTGTATTGGATGATGTGTGGGACATTAAACTTTGGCAAGAAATAAGGATACCACTTCTTAATAGACATCATGGAAGTCGAATCATGCTTACAACTAGAAAGAAAGACATAGCATTCTATTCTTTTGAAGTTGAAAGTCGTCCTATTGAAATTGAACCCTTGGGAAACAATGAAGCTTGGGAGCTCTTTAGCAAGAAAGCATTCTCAACTTACGATAATAAATCTTGTCCACCAGAGCTTGAATCCTTAGCATGGAAACTTGTGGATAAGTGTGAAGGCCTACCTCTGGCAGTGGTAACTTTAGGTGGTCTAATGTCTTCCAAGAGGTCATCATCGGAATGGAGAAGCGTATATAACAGCTTAAATTGGCACTTGACTAACCATCCTATGCTGGAACCAATGAGCAGCATCTTGTTGCTTAGTTTCAACAATTTGCCCAACCGGTTGAAGCCATGTTTCTTATATTGTGCCCTTTTCCCAGAAGATTATCtcatcaaaagaaaaaggttgatCAGGTTGTGGATAGCTGAAGGGTTTGTTGAACCAATTGATGGGGTCACACCAGAAGAAGTTGCAGAGGGTTATCTTGTGGAACTGATTGTTCGTAGCATTCTACAAgttgaaaagcatgaaactgtAGGACTAAGAGCATGTAAGATGCATGATCTTGTGCGTGAGCTTGCTTTGTCGATATCAAAGAAGGAAAATTTCGGTGCTACGTGTGTTGGCAGAGAAATAATAGATAAAGCTGAAATCCGCCGATTGTCAATTCAAACAACTGAAAGAGAAATTAATTCTTGCACAGGTATGTCAGAGCTTCGCTCATTTCTTGTCTTTGGCGTGTTAGAGAAATTGCCTTCTGGATTCAAGTTGTTGAGAGTTCTAGATGTGCAGGATGCTCCAATTGATAGATTTCCAGATGAACTAGTGTACTTGTTCAACTTAAGatatttaaatttgaagaaaactTTGATTGAGGAGCTTCCAGAATCCATCGGACGGCTTCACAATCTTCAAACGTTGAACATTTGTGACAGTAAGATAAAGGCACTTCCAAAAGCAATCTCCAAGTTAGTAAACCTACGCCATCTAATCATGTATTGTTACATTGGTGATTTGGCAGTCTTTAGACATGTCAGTGGGACTAAAACAGCATCGGATCTAAGTAAATTACAGAAACTGCAAGTTTTGGATTCTGTTGAATCAGAAGGAAAGATTATTAAAGGCATCAGGAATATGACCCAACTTACAAGCCTCGGTATTACAAATGTGAAAGCAAGTGACGAGATGGACCTCTGTGACTCCCTTCAAAAGTTAGAGCTCCTTCACACTTTGCTTTTAGTGGCAAGTGATGAAGATGAGCTTCTTCGAGTTAATGCATTACGTTCGCCTCCTCTAGACCTTCAAAACATTTTATTGGCCGGAAAACTAGAAAGGTTACCTCTTTGGTTAGGTTCACTCAATAACCTGACACGTATGTATCTACGTTGGTCTAGACTGGAAGAAGATGTGCTACCTCACATTCAAGCATTGCCGAATCTTGAAACGCTTGGGCTATTTAATGCATATGTTGGCAAAAAATTGTGTTTCTCCAGAGGCTTCATAAAGCTTAAGGATTTGGTGTTGAGCAGCTTCCCGGTATTGAATAGTATAGCTATAGAGAAAGGGGCGATGCCAAATCTCCAGCTCTTATCCATTGCGTACTGCCTAGAGTTAAAGGCATTGCCGCAGGGCATTGAGTTCCTTGCTAACGTAGAACGCTTGACGCTGTCTTCTGTTCCAATGCAACTTATAGAGTCAGTAAGAGGAGGCATGGATCATCCAAAGGTGCAACATATTCCTGAAATCCACCTGCATTATGAGAGAGAAAATATATGGTACCATAAAAGCTTTTCTGGTATTCACTCTGGCAAAAG AATCAAGCCTCATAAGCACTTGTGA
- the LOC114825379 gene encoding elongator complex protein 3-like, with amino-acid sequence MIAALPESDRKALLPKLRVKPVPTASDIAVVAGMSKPHRWPHIATTGNICVYCPDGPDSDFEHSTQSYTGYEPTSNSGKVVAHMMPDLPNVGVERDMESFREFFESPLFRADGLKIYPTLVIRGTGLYELWKTGRYRNYPPEQLVDIVARILAMVPPWTRVYRVKQDIPMPLVTSGVEKGNLRELAFAWMEDLGLKCRERLEFRTYITKLGHT; translated from the exons ATGATTGCAGCTCTGCCGGAGTCGGACCGTAAGGCTCTTCTCCCCAAGCTCCGGGTCAAGCCGGTCCCAACCGCTTCGGACATCGCCGTCGTGGCCGGAATGTCGAAGCCTCATCGGTGGCCCCACATCGCCACTACCGGAAATATTTGCGTGTACTGCCCCGACGGTCCCGATTCGGACTTCGAGCACAGCACTCAGTCTTACACTGGATACGAGCCTACTAGCAATTCGGGCAAG GTGGTTGCACACATGATGCCTGATCTTCCAAATGTAGGGGTGGAGAGAGACATGGAGAGTTTTCGGGAGTTCTTTGAGAGCCCCTTGTTCAGAGCAGATGGGCTTAAAATTTATCCAACACTCGTGATCCGTGGAACTGGACTCTATGAGCTTTGGAAAACGGGCAGGTATAGAAATTACCCACCTGAGCAACTTGTGGACATTGTAGCTCGGATCCTAGCCATGGTCCCCCCTTGGACGCGTGTTTATAGAGTTAAGCAAGACATTCCAATGCCTTTAGTTACTTCTGGGGTTGAGAAAGGAAATCTTCGGGAGTTAGCTTTTGCTTGGATGGAAGACTTGGGCTTGAAGTGCCGTGAGAGGCTGGAATTCAG GACATACATCACAAAATTAGGCCATACCTAG